In the Bacteroides sp. genome, one interval contains:
- a CDS encoding DUF4159 domain-containing protein, with the protein MKKIFLFLLILWTSPLVAQHFQIATLKYRGGGDWYGNPTALPNLVTFANQNAGMTISTKIATIEAGSQQIFNYPYVYMTGHGNVVFSPQEAENLRQYLTGGGFLHADDNYGLHPYFRREIRKVFPELELIEIPFSHPIYHQKYSFPNGLPKIHEHDGKPPQGFGIFYEGRLVVFFSYEADLGNGWEDQIVHGDPEEVRLKALQMGTNILQYVFNRPE; encoded by the coding sequence ATGAAAAAAATATTCCTTTTTCTTCTCATTCTCTGGACATCGCCTTTGGTTGCCCAGCATTTCCAGATCGCCACGCTAAAATATCGAGGCGGGGGTGACTGGTATGGCAACCCCACTGCTTTGCCCAACCTGGTGACTTTTGCAAATCAAAACGCAGGAATGACAATCAGCACAAAGATTGCAACCATAGAAGCAGGCAGCCAGCAGATATTCAATTACCCTTACGTCTATATGACCGGGCACGGAAATGTAGTATTCTCCCCACAGGAAGCAGAGAACCTGCGTCAATATCTCACAGGGGGAGGTTTTCTCCATGCAGATGACAATTATGGTCTGCATCCCTATTTCAGACGAGAGATAAGGAAAGTGTTTCCCGAACTGGAGTTAATAGAGATTCCCTTTTCCCATCCCATTTATCACCAGAAATATAGTTTCCCAAATGGATTGCCGAAAATTCATGAACATGATGGCAAGCCTCCACAGGGATTTGGAATTTTTTATGAGGGCCGCCTGGTGGTTTTTTTCTCCTATGAAGCAGACCTTGGCAATGGCTGGGAAGACCAGATAGTGCATGGAGATCCTGAAGAGGTGAGGCTAAAGGCCCTTCAAATGGGGACCAATATCCTTCAATATGTATTTAATCGTCCAGAATAA
- a CDS encoding 16S rRNA (uracil(1498)-N(3))-methyltransferase: MHVFFSPGLDGDMLVLSPEESHHAVKVLRLQEGQVVVVTDGKGKWDKGLLAEANAKGCVINVTEHGEQPPRPFYLHMAVAPTKHIDRFEWFLEKATECGIDEITPVFCENSERNIIKPDRLEKLLVSAMKQSLRAYLPLLNPGIRLKEFFKQPADGVRIIAHCGPEDRNTINDLYTAGQKLTVLIGPEGDFSESEVKDAFGAQFLPVKLGNYRLRTETAALAVCIQFNSINQLL, from the coding sequence GCCCGGAGGAATCGCACCATGCAGTAAAGGTACTCCGCTTGCAGGAAGGGCAGGTAGTGGTGGTTACTGATGGGAAAGGGAAATGGGACAAGGGATTGCTGGCAGAAGCAAACGCCAAAGGCTGTGTAATAAATGTTACGGAACACGGAGAACAGCCTCCCCGCCCCTTTTATTTACACATGGCAGTAGCCCCTACGAAGCATATTGACCGGTTTGAATGGTTCCTTGAGAAGGCCACAGAGTGCGGTATTGATGAGATCACCCCGGTGTTTTGCGAGAACAGCGAACGCAACATTATTAAACCCGACCGCCTGGAAAAATTACTGGTATCGGCTATGAAGCAATCGCTCAGGGCTTATTTGCCTCTACTGAACCCGGGCATACGCCTGAAGGAGTTTTTTAAGCAACCGGCGGATGGGGTCCGAATCATTGCTCACTGTGGCCCCGAAGATCGCAATACAATAAATGACCTTTACACCGCCGGACAAAAGCTTACCGTCCTGATTGGACCGGAAGGCGATTTTTCGGAATCAGAGGTTAAAGATGCATTCGGGGCACAGTTTTTGCCGGTTAAGTTAGGTAATTACCGCCTCCGAACGGAAACGGCAGCCCTAGCTGTCTGCATCCAGTTCAATTCCATCAATCAATTGCTTTGA